A window of the Desulfovibrio sp. Fe33 genome harbors these coding sequences:
- a CDS encoding tetratricopeptide repeat protein: MRTILVLILLAAAAFAAAACSSSSTPGREDIERARESYSKGFYLEAEKDFERYLQVEPQGAHRKEAWDRLAEIAVSIKGDYDRAVVLLEAMYLELGDDPDTAWKIMFQLGEVYSELGNTAKALESFEKCLNHAQDNPDHVYRTQLRMARLYRSMGSYDLVAATLENCADSAADDEAKAKCMYELAQSYTFISSWSQASKTLNALLRLGKISDETRALAIFLQADIAENDRDYAKARELLESILETYPNPKVVETRLAHLPVVEPEPLPLLPPRQ, from the coding sequence ATGCGAACCATACTCGTGTTGATACTGCTGGCCGCGGCGGCGTTTGCCGCCGCGGCCTGCTCTTCGTCCTCCACGCCCGGCCGGGAGGACATCGAGCGGGCGCGCGAATCCTATTCCAAGGGGTTCTACCTCGAAGCGGAAAAGGATTTCGAACGCTATCTTCAGGTGGAGCCCCAGGGCGCGCATCGCAAGGAGGCGTGGGACCGGCTGGCCGAGATTGCGGTGTCCATCAAGGGCGACTACGATCGGGCCGTGGTCCTGCTTGAAGCCATGTACCTTGAGCTGGGCGACGACCCGGATACGGCCTGGAAGATCATGTTTCAGTTGGGTGAGGTCTATTCTGAGCTTGGCAATACGGCAAAGGCTCTTGAATCATTTGAAAAATGTTTGAATCACGCCCAGGACAACCCCGATCATGTCTACAGGACCCAACTGCGTATGGCGCGGCTGTACAGGTCCATGGGCAGTTACGACCTGGTGGCCGCAACCCTTGAGAACTGCGCGGATTCCGCTGCGGACGATGAGGCCAAGGCCAAGTGCATGTATGAGCTGGCCCAGAGCTACACCTTCATTTCCAGTTGGTCCCAGGCGTCCAAGACCTTGAACGCGCTGCTCAGGCTCGGGAAAATATCCGACGAGACACGGGCGCTCGCGATCTTTCTTCAGGCCGACATAGCCGAGAACGACCGGGATTACGCCAAGGCCCGGGAGCTGCTTGAATCCATTCTGGAGACCTATCCCAACCCCAAGGTTGTGGAGACCCGGCTGGCTCATTTGCCGGTTGTGGAACCGGAGCCGCTGCCCCTGTTGCCGCCCCGGCAGTAG
- a CDS encoding histidine phosphatase family protein produces MTTYFCMRHGLTEWNRQCRIQGNTDVPLCDEGREMARKWGEALAGEGLDCILTGTLSRARETADIINEALGLPVFEDERLGEQDWGRWTGLTKEELKEMRKEVRRQEYQGFGFRPDGGESRDEVLFRACDALIDFSETHSGESVLVITHNGVLKCLAHALSGSDFMPDDAVEYLPYRLHRIECVENELALGELNMEL; encoded by the coding sequence ATGACCACCTATTTCTGTATGCGCCACGGGTTGACCGAATGGAACCGGCAATGCCGCATTCAGGGCAACACCGATGTCCCGCTTTGCGATGAAGGTCGAGAAATGGCCCGCAAGTGGGGGGAAGCCCTGGCCGGGGAGGGGCTGGATTGCATCCTGACTGGGACCCTTTCCAGGGCCAGGGAAACGGCCGATATCATCAACGAGGCCTTGGGTCTACCCGTGTTCGAGGACGAACGGCTCGGGGAACAGGATTGGGGCCGGTGGACCGGCCTGACCAAGGAAGAGTTGAAGGAGATGCGCAAGGAGGTCCGCAGGCAGGAATACCAGGGATTCGGCTTTCGCCCGGACGGCGGGGAGAGCCGCGACGAGGTCCTTTTCCGCGCCTGCGACGCGCTCATCGATTTCTCTGAAACACATTCAGGCGAGTCCGTGCTGGTTATTACCCACAACGGGGTCCTCAAATGCCTCGCCCACGCCCTGTCCGGCTCGGACTTCATGCCCGACGATGCGGTGGAATACCTGCCGTACCGCCTGCACCGCATAGAATGCGTTGAAAACGAACTCGCCCTGGGCGAGCTGAATATGGAGCTGTAA
- a CDS encoding glycosyltransferase family 4 protein, with protein MKIALCTPFKPLDNASVSGDVTIARDLRDTLSGLGHEVVSVPFFPAKEIWKHPFSWPGAYRAMGRMTEAARGCGAWLTYGTYYKAPDVFGPACAARLGIPYALFQASYAENRGRKAATWPGFRLNRRAMLRADHIFCNRFNDLKGCAKLLPPDRYTHVRPGLPEGLLARDGAAGAALRREWGAENARVVVTAAMMRAGVKAEGVRWVFKTCADLVRQGRNIVLAVAGDGPRRPKLESEAQALLGERVRFVGLVDRERLGGFFAAGDLFAFPGLKESVGMVYLEAQQCGLPVVATDDEGAPHVVAHGRTGIITPAALEHFTRGVDELIRDPERCAALADNAPRYVSEEHNARRNYGHVAEVLRRLAEARA; from the coding sequence GTGAAGATCGCCTTGTGCACCCCGTTCAAACCTTTGGACAACGCGTCGGTTTCCGGCGACGTGACCATCGCCCGCGATCTGCGTGATACGTTGTCCGGGCTTGGCCATGAAGTGGTCTCCGTGCCGTTTTTCCCCGCCAAGGAGATATGGAAGCATCCTTTCAGTTGGCCCGGCGCGTACCGGGCCATGGGGAGGATGACCGAGGCCGCCCGGGGATGCGGGGCATGGCTGACCTACGGCACTTACTACAAGGCGCCGGACGTGTTCGGTCCTGCTTGCGCCGCCAGGCTGGGGATTCCCTACGCGCTTTTCCAGGCCAGTTACGCCGAGAACCGGGGCCGAAAGGCGGCAACATGGCCGGGCTTCCGCCTCAACAGACGGGCCATGCTCCGTGCCGATCATATCTTTTGCAATCGTTTCAATGATCTGAAAGGGTGCGCCAAGTTGTTGCCCCCAGACCGCTATACCCATGTCCGGCCCGGTCTGCCTGAGGGCCTGCTTGCCCGCGACGGGGCTGCCGGAGCCGCGCTGCGCCGGGAGTGGGGGGCGGAGAACGCACGCGTGGTGGTCACTGCGGCCATGATGCGCGCCGGGGTCAAGGCCGAGGGCGTGCGGTGGGTCTTCAAGACTTGCGCCGATCTCGTGCGGCAGGGGAGGAATATCGTCCTCGCCGTGGCTGGAGACGGTCCGCGCAGGCCGAAACTGGAGTCCGAGGCGCAGGCCCTGCTCGGGGAGCGGGTGCGCTTTGTGGGGCTGGTGGACCGCGAGCGGCTCGGCGGCTTTTTCGCCGCCGGCGACCTGTTCGCCTTTCCGGGGCTCAAGGAGAGCGTCGGCATGGTCTATCTGGAGGCGCAGCAGTGCGGTCTGCCCGTGGTGGCCACGGACGACGAGGGCGCGCCCCATGTGGTGGCCCACGGCCGGACCGGGATCATCACCCCGGCGGCCTTGGAACATTTCACCCGGGGCGTGGATGAGCTAATCCGCGACCCGGAGCGGTGCGCGGCGCTGGCCGACAACGCGCCGCGATACGTAAGCGAAGAACACAACGCGCGGCGCAACTACGGCCATGTAGCCGAGGTTCTGCGCCGATTGGCCGAAGCGAGGGCCTGA